The DNA window tttgaattgatttgtTCAATTGGGATAATTGGCTATTTAACTCAACATTTGTACCATATTATTTCAGTAATAAtttgcatatataaaaaaagtatagatcacagtacaaccttcaacaatgagcaaagcccataccgcatagtcagctataaaaggccctgataagacaatgtaaaacaattcaaaccagaaaactaacggccttatttatgttaaaaaattaacgaaaaacaaatatataacacataaacaaacgacaaactgAATTTCAGACTCCTGTTTGCTGAAATTACTTCTTAAAGGATGTATTATccttaaattatgattttttcaatttttttcatttttgcttattatcttgaaaattataatagatagaaaaAACTTAAATAGCAAAATTGATGGGAAGGACATGGACTTCAAATTAGCCCAAATTGTCAGTAGAATCTGCATTGGAGTTTTTCCCCTTTAAATATTccttttaatctttattttgtgtttatgaatatttttttttgaaactgTAATAGAAGGATAGAAACTTTAAATAGCagaaattatcattaaaacaagatttgaaaataagcCAATTTTGTTGACTCTAATAAagaagagggatgaaagataccagagagacagtcaaactgatagcttgaaaataaactgacaacgccatggctaaaaataaaaatttaaacataccaattatagtacagaagacacaacataggaaagtaaaaactaagcaacacgagCCTCACAAAAAACTGGACTAATATATATAGGTGTCACTTTCCTTAAATGTCGATTTTTACTCTTTGTTTTGGGTGTTATTGcatattttaacaaacaaatcaacaatatttgaaaaaggaGTTAGTTCCTTTAAATGGCATGTGAAGTCtgcaacatatatttataacacCTAGAAGTTGACAATAAGGGTCGGTTGATAGAAAAagtttacgacaaaagagataagTTCAGCTTTCCAACTGtaaactttcattttctatgtagcaaTACTCCAGAAACGCCTGCATACgaagtatatatctcccaatttaAACGATATTCTAGAACTTGTATTTCTTATCACGATTTCCTAGATAGAGGGTTGCTACTCAAAAGGAAGgaattaaatcaagagttccaagtggtgaagttgaaataaatcatcttttaatgaattttatggacgccatcgtGAAGAGTTGcgaaatatatgtttcaatgaTGACAACTGGTAAGTTCAAATTGTCGAAACAACTTTATAATCTTTTATCTGAATATGTTCTTCTGAATAAGACGTCACCAGGTATGTATATAACATGAGCAACGCGATGGGTaccacatgttgagcaggacCTATTTATTCTTGCAGAGTACCTGATATCACCCCagattttggtggggttagttttctatgttgtgttttgtgttctgACAACTTTTTAGAAGTTAAAAGAAATTAGCAACGCAAGAGCCACAATTAGTCAAAGTTGCGAAAGTTGTCCGTTTCTCCTGGTAAGAGATAATGCACTTATTATTTACGACCAGATCTACAAATATATCGATATTGCTATGGTTATTGGTTAGCTCTTCATTGTAGTGAGTGCCCTTGGCTAAGACATTATTTTAGAACGTTTCCTTTATCATCTTAAAAactatagtatataaataatcaCGTTAAAAAGCACAAATGATCAGCTATACAAAATCGGCAAGTTGTTCAGCAAATACAAAATAGTTAGTTGTCTACCTAAAGGGCGTTATTAACCATCATatgatttgtttaacattttttgtgttttgggaCAAAAATTACAGCGcactgaatatagaaaaaaatgttagcaATACAAGATAACAAATAAGAGATATGAGTCATGAATTATCTTATATTTGATTCTAAGATATAAGTGAAGATGCATATAGAccaatgtttgcacctgtcctaagtcaggaatctgatgtacaataGTTGTCGTTTGCTTATGTAATTCATACCGTGTTTCTCGTTATCgttttttaaccggatttttgtgacaaaaatgtcggttattgatttggggatgtacggcgaGCGGCCGGGCAGTcgggcgggcgggcggcaaccaaatgttgtccgtgcatttactgatgaaccgttcaaccaaagcttttaaaattttaatatgttgttactgacaacaaaatgaagggCAAgttaataatgacgattttgacttttaccgttcaggagttatggttcttgaaagattgaaaaattactattccagtcgtgtccgtgcatttactcatgaactgttcaaccaaagcttttcgaattttaatatgttgttactgatgacaaaattgaggtcaagtttaataatgtcgattttgacttttaccgttcaagagttatggttcttgaaagatcgaaaaatggcgtttccattcatgttgttgcatttactcatgaaccattcaacctaagcatttcaaattttaatatgttgatactgatgacaaaattgaggtcaaatttgatattgacaattttcactttcaccattcatcagttatggttcttgtgatattggcaGGACACAAGTGAATGTTAATAAATACGGTTTGCTGTCTTTGTGACAgcctcatgttttttatatagattagaccgttggttttcccttttgaatggttttacaatagttattttggggccctttatagcttgttgttcggtgtgagccaaggctccgtgttgaaggccgtacattgacctataatggtttccttttttttaaattgttatttggatggagagttatctcattggcactcacaccacatcttcctatatctacttagtGAGCGAAACAGGCTCTTTATGGTCACTAGTTTTACGTTGCTGTCATATCTGTCAGACACCTACTTCCTGTTTGCTGCTACTTTTAATCACAAATGGGTGTATCTTGCATGCAGCCTAGTACTTATTGCAGGACTGAGGTCAAATTATTTCGAGTTTGAGTTAAGCCATGACGTCTTCTGTTGTTAATTGAAACCAACAAAACAAAGACAAGATCATGCACAGCGGATTAACATCTCGTCTGATTTTAATCTGACATGattgtatttgttatattatatttcatacaATATCTTTTCATATTTATCTTGTTACAACGTATAAACAGTTTTACATAATCCCATCACGGCTTTAGTCCTACGTAATAAGGCTCTAATGTTTAGAAGTCACGGGTTTCTAAGTCAAACAAATACACGTACTTACACAAAAGCACAaaagccgtggtgtagtggttagtgcatcggactactatcacaaaggttcctggttcgattcccgttcgggatgaaaatttcaggaactcaattttcgggctctcccttgacaccatttgcgagtatggtcttgaggaaacgatgatagtccgtcggaaggggacgataaatggctgacccgtgtttaGAGAGaaccatatctcttgcacgttaaagacacccttgtagatttcgaaaaagagcaggctaatgccgctacaaggcagcactcgcacccgcaaagtggaaagggattaatataagttgcaaaacttgtttcccaatccactataatcaaatatgtttaaactacacaaaagcaaaattacaaaaagactCCGCCTTACAGTTGGCGATAACTTAAAATTGTCTAACTAAACATGACTTCATGGTGCAGCTAGCAATTAAGCAAGCTTCCCAATAATATTACATATATCTACAAATTCAAGTCATTTTGCTGTTAAGAtgtattctttaatattttcaacaaacgtgttcaaattcaatttatttcaataaacaaataaaaagtagaAATATTTCATCTGTCCAAGGAATAAAACCCCGATGTGATTGATGAAACTAGTGCATGGAGCCATGAAAAATCTTGTGGTAACCATGGCGCTCATAATTGCACCGTTTCAGATTTACCATACAAGATTGAAATTACTATGAATACAACCATATTTACAAATCCATCCAAAAGTAAAACATTCTAGAACCTTAACattcattttcttaaaaatacatttgttataGATCTGTAAAAAATGCAACCATGAGGGGGTAAAAAGGGTTTAtgtaatagaaaataatggatCAATTATGCAgccaaaagtaaaatcataaaaattatgaaCTTCTAAGGAATATCAAacaggaaagtccctaatcaaatggcaaaatcaaaatcttaaacacatcaaaggaataggtaacaactgtcatattcctgacttggtacaggcattttcttatgaagaaaatggtggatgaaacctggttttatagctagctaaacctctcacgtaTATGGcagtcgcatacaattccattatCAAAATGggcaaacaaaagaaaaaagagaacAATGGATAATAATTCATTAAAGAATAGAGATAatggtgaaaataaaaaaaagagtaaacaacataaaaaaaataattaaagaatacCCTTTTGTGTATTTGTTCGTATAATTGTTAttcaattataataataataaaatgaaaattaccaaaaaagCATGTATTTTTACACTGAACCAATGTTTTCACAACATATCATCAATACTAAAAGAGTCCTCGATTGAATTGTTCTCGGTGATATTTCCTACACAGTTTTCCCTTTTTGGTCCCCAACATCCGTTTGTACCACAAACCGTGGAGCAGCGTTTTCTCGTTAATTCTGAAATGACAACTTGTTGAATGAGTAATGGGGAAAAGAGAATAATTACGAGCTTCGTCGACCTTATGCAAGTATCCTTAATATTTCATGTactaaataaaagataaatgttGGTCTGTTTTGTATGATTATAATAATCATACAAAACAGaccaacatttatatatatgaactaATTTTTCAAACAGTTACATACTTCGCATAGAGATTTTTAAACCCGAAATAAGTTAAAAgatgtattgatattcatttcaattAAGGGATATATCTATACTCTTTATGGTTAATCATAGTTACATAGGTTTctaattatatcaaataaaattttcaaacagttaCAGACTTTgcataaatatttgttgaacCCGAAATAAGTTATCATATTTATTAGCATTAAGGTCGATCTCTATCAATTATTATACATGTGgtaaataatgtttttctaTTCAACGCCATAATATAAGAAATGAGTACAGTATCAATTGAAACATGTgccaagatttaaaaaaaatcctttatctTCTAAATTTCTAAGTATTAATGTCCTTAGCAATAGCAGATAATGGAGACTGGAATTTGAACTTTAAATCCGGTCAAGTTCAACAGTTTTTAAGACTAAAACGAACGTACTATGACAAAGCTTTAATTAGATTAAAAATCTCACCACATTCTAGTTTTGATCTGTTCTTTACAACTGTAGCTTGTTGTTCCTTTCGTCGGAATAGATTCGTAAATTTAACAGTATCAGCATAGCAAAGTCTATCATTGAAGGCTATTACAACATTTCCGTTTCGGATTCTCTTCAATGAAGATAGATTCAACGCTTCTATTGATGAGTAGGCAACAGATAATGAAGCCCCTTGGTACCTGAAAGTAGACAGCTACACCATTGTTAGATTGGATTTTTTCAAATGCATGCAAACAAacgttaaagtcatatgaaaactcatattaaaaaaaaaggatgcatatggggttttttttatagctaaatggatagttttcattataaaagttATGTACAAAttcttttttctgaagaaaattctttaaattgtcCACAttaaaaagagttttttttaattgattgctTCCAgaaagcaattcgccgacatattttacGCATTAAAGTTATCTTAGCGTGACCCCTCGCGTACAAATCGCAATTCGCATGAATCtgtcaataaaataaactattatctgattgttcatgttaaacacgtgctcaatatccatgcttctttgttgattgttaactataaggtgacaatcagTAAGCTAtggcttcaaaacacgacaaATAATtaactgccatattttcacatcataacagacagagagGAAAAATAATGACAATTATTCAACATGTTTgggtaaaaaatgataaaatcgtgcacagaagactaagtttatgatacaTGCATGTATTTGATCAAGTATTGgatgaacattatttttcaccagtcactcgtttcatatgactatAACAGCTGGCATGATATTGTAAATATGTGTCATGGTTTGATTTggtttgatatataaaaaaatgccaCTCGATCTTTTAAATCGTTATGATGATAGCGGGAACGAGCTAGACctccattttctttttcatattagcAACATCGTCTTGTAGCATATAGGTTGAATGAATCTCATTTTATGCATTATAACAGTTGGCACCGTCGATTCGTAGTAAACTGGGTTTTCCATCGGAAACCACAGTTGAAATCCACTATCAATTTGCAAGACTCAAATATTCTCATGTTCCTACTTCGTAAAAtcatgacacaacacagaaaactaaagaataagctagcatttcaaaaaatattgtaaattaaatacaaaaaaatataaataaaccgCGAATAAATGGTATATAGAAAACACTACATATACAGAATCTAATAAAACTGTATAATGCAGTGGTAAATCAAATTTCATTACTTAAACATGTAactgttgtttatcttttagTCGATTTTGCTTTCGGTTATTTTGATGTTTGTTGTTCTTTGAGCACCTGCGATTACTCCTAGTTTCTGTTCGGGTTAGTGTTGctcattttttagttttctaatttgtttcttgagtacttttatttgtctgtttgtcttttcaattttagccatcgcgttgacagtttttttttattatcaatttactACAAAGTTGACTGTTCGTCTGTTTCTTTTGCCCCTCGTTTTTAAAAATACCTTTTAGCTCCTCTTCCATATATGGTGGTAAGATTTCCAAGAAAGGACAAGTCTTTGAAGTCTTTATGTTTCCCCTGCACTACTAAAACACCAGTGATCTCCTTCACTGATTTGAAAACGTCTAACTGGTACGGATGTAATGCAGGAATATTCAGATAGGGATCTCTGCAATAGATGAAAAGAAGATAAATGTACTGGGCAagtcaaacgagaaaaaaacgGATTTTCTTCTCAAGTCAAACAAAGATGATGGTACTAACTATGCCAAAAACAAAGGAGACAGTACTATAAATGCATTGAGCAAGTAAAACGAGGGAGACAGAGATACTTACCAAGTCAAACAAAGGAGACATAACGTACACGGTGAAACGAGGACAGCACTCCCAAGTCAAACGAAGGAGACGATAGTCAAACAAAGGAGACATAACGTACACGGTGAAACGAGGACAGCACTTCCAAGTCAAACGAAGGAGACGATAGTCATACAAAGGAGACATAACGTACATGGTGAAACGAGGACAGCACTTCCAAGTCAATCAAAGGAGACGATAGTCAAACAAAGGATACATAACGTACACGGTGAAACGAAGACAGTACTTCCAAGTCAAACAAAAGTGACATAACGTACACGGTGAAACGAGGACAGCACTTCCAAGTCAAACAAAAGTGACATAACGTACACGGTGAAACGAGGACAGCACTTCCAAGTCAAACAAAAGTGACATAACGTACACGGTGAAACGAGGACAGCACTTCCAAGTAAAACAAAAGTGACATAACGTACATGGTGAAACGAGGACAGCACTTCCAAGTCAAACGAAGGAGACGAAAGTCAAACAAATGAGACATAACGTACACGGTGAAACGAGGACAGCACTTCCAAGTCAAACGAAAGAGACGATAGTCATACAAAGGAGACATAACGTACATGGTGAAACGAGGACAGCACTTCCAAGTCAAACAAAGGAGACGATAGTCAAACAAAGGAGACATAACGTACACGGTGAAACGAGGACAGCACTTCCAAGTCAAACAACAGTGCCATAACGTACCCGGTGAAACGAAGACAGTACTTCCAAGTCAAACAAAGGAGACATAACGTACACGGTGAAACGAGGACAGCACTTCCAAGTCAAACAAAAGTGACATAACGTACCCGGTGAAACGAAGACAGTACTTCCAAGTCAAACAAAAGTGACATAACGTACCCGATGAAACGAGGACAGCACTTCCAAGTCAAACAAAAGTGACATAACGTACCCGGTGAAACGAGGACAGCACTTCCAAGTCAAACAAAAGTGACATAACGTACACGGTGAAACGAAGACAGTACTTCCAAGTCAAACAAAAGTGACATAACGTACACGGTGAAACGAGGACAGCACTTCCAAGTCAAACAAAAGTGACATAACGTACACGGTGAAACGAGGACAGCACTTCCAAGTCAAACAAACGTGACATAACGTACACGGTGAAACGAG is part of the Mytilus trossulus isolate FHL-02 unplaced genomic scaffold, PNRI_Mtr1.1.1.hap1 h1tg000085l___fragment_1__unscaffolded, whole genome shotgun sequence genome and encodes:
- the LOC134699815 gene encoding epidermal growth factor receptor-like — protein: MIRLVIVVLMLGSGQGHAKECKTNNIDYINNSNLVKLTGCTKIIGNINVVEATFEGDPYLNIPALHPYQLDVFKSVKEITGVLVVQGKHKDFKDLSFLGNLTTIYGRGAKRYQGASLSVAYSSIEALNLSSLKRIRNGNVVIAFNDRLCYADTVKFTNLFRRKEQQATVVKNRSKLECELTRKRCSTVCGTNGCWGPKRENCVGNITENNSIEDSFSIDDML